The following DNA comes from Desulfobaculum xiamenense.
TCGAAGGGACCGAGGGTGATGATGGCCATCTCCACCGCGCCCATCTGCACCTGTTGCAGAATCGCCGTCTCCGTGCCGAGGGAGCCGCTGTGGAAGATGTCCACCGCGTATTCGCCACCGCTGCGCTCTTCCAACAGTTGGCCGAACTTCTCAGCCGTGACGTGCTGCCCCGAACCGGGAGGCATGACAATGCCGAGCTTGATGACGGTCCGCGCCGAAGCCTGCCCCGGCCACAGGACCGCGAGGCACAGCACGAGCAGCAGCGGAACGAAGGTCTTTCTGATCATGTGCGTCATCCCTTTCGCTAAATGTTGTTGCTTACGCAATGAGAAACACAAAAACCGTGCGTGCGCAAGCGAGGCTCGCGCTGCCTACACGTGCAGGGCCAAAAAGAAAAGCCCCCGGCAATCGGTCCGGGGGCCATTCGCACCCGAAGGCGCTGACAAGGGGTGGGCTACCAGGGCATGCGCTCGCGACCGGAGCGCTCCTTGGCGATATTCACGCGAAGCGGCCTGCCGCCGAACATGGCGCCATCCAGCGCCTCTATGGCGGCTTCTCCGCCTTGGTCCATTTCCACGAAACCGAAACCGCGAGGTCTGCCCGTGAACCGATCCTCGATGATTCGCACGGACGTGACGGTACCGTGCTCTTCGAACAGGGTCCGCACCTCTTCCTCAGAGGCACTGAATGGGAGGTTTCCGACATAGATGTTCTTCGTCGACATACAACCGCTCCTCAATGAATTTTGCTCACATCACCAATTGATGCGCTTGAAAAGGATTCACTGTGCTCAATATGCCATGGATGCATCAAAAATCAAGAGGGTTTGCAAAATCTTGCATGTCTTTTCGCACATTTCCGTCACGAAAGCATTCCACCAATAGCCAAACGCCGAGCATTTCACACCGCCATTGGCGGAATTTCAGCCATCCAGCATCTATTTCGCATTGGCATCCCGCCCATGTGCATCCAGGCTCCCGGCATCAAGGAACCACTCTGCGCCCGACACCTTCAGCCTTCCGACGGATGCTGCCACACGTACCAAGCACTCACACGCCACGAAGGGACATCTGTCTGAAATGCCTGCCAGATGCGGACTTTTCACGCGTTTTACGCAACCATTACAAACCCATACAAACCCGCCATGAAATGAAGTGGCATCACGGCAGGTTGCGACCAAAAAGCCGCACGCCACGGGCATTTTGCCTCTTTGGCGTTGACGCGCCAACGTGTTCGGCCGTATTCTCTTGAGTATGGACATCTCCGGCGTTCCAACTGGATTCCAACGCATGGCAGGCACCGCCAGCCTTCCACGCATGCTCGGATACACGCCGTCCATCTCCCCGCACTGATCGAGAACACGACCGAACGGAATCATTCCACGGCCCATGGGCCGCCTTGTTGTGAGGAGCACGACGGCGGGATTCATGCGATGACGGGCTACGGCCCCGAAACGTTGTGAAGGAGCACGACGTGGGACTCAACATAAGCTACAAACGATTGCTCTGTAGTGGCACCTGCGGACGCCGCAAGCTCCTTGAGCTGTTGGTGACCACGGAGGAAGGCTCCTATTCCGTCAACGAGGGCGACATCATCGACGTGGCGCACGGACGCGGCGACACGTCCACCCGACAACGCACCGCATGGCGAGAAGGCCAGCGTACGCCATCGTCAGGATGGGAACCGGACTATGAGATAGTGGTCTGGCAGGGAACGCAGGATTCCAACGCGAAAGGCATCGACAGCATCCGCAACCGCAGGACGCTGGCGCTACCGGAAACGGGGCTTGCGCAACTGGGACCGGGCATCGGCCCGTCCGAGGACGGACCGAGCTCCATACTGGACAGAAAAGTCTAGACGGCGGGTAGCTTGGAGAGGACGGATTCGGGCTTGGACCGCATGCGCCCCTCGCCCTCGCGCCAGTCCACGCGCATGGTCATGGAGATGCGTCCACAGTCGCTGCGCAGTTCCTCGAAGCACGCGGTGACCACGGCCATCACCTCACCCCATTCGCCCTCGATGCTGGTGCTCATGGGGCCGAGTTCGTACGGCAGGCCGCTGTCGCGAATCACCCGCAGCACGCGGGCCACGTAGGGGCTGAGGCTCTCCCCCACGCCAACCGGAAAAACCGTCAGATCGACGATGACGCTCATGATGCCCTCCCGGCGCTGACGCGCCACAAAGAAAAAGGCCGCGGAGTTCGCTCCGCGGCCTTGCATTTCGACTGCTACTTACCCCGCATCTGCCGTATCTGCTTCATGACCAGCTTCTGTGAGGCAAGGGCCTGCTTGGTCCGCAGTTCCTTGAGTTCCTCGCGGTCAACGTAGTAGATGGCTTCCGCCGGACAAATCTCGACACAGGCCGGTCCCATGCCGCGCCGCCTGCGCTCCGCGCACAGGTCGCACTTGGTGACCGGCACCACGCCGCCCGCATGGTAGATGGCCATGAACGGGCAGGCCTCCTTGCACTTCATGGCCCTACAGCCACGACACAGCGAGGGGTTGTGCAGCACGACGCCCTTGGCGTCCTTGCTGATGGCTCCAACGGGGCAGGCCTTGATGCACTGCGGGCTTTCGCAGTGGTGGCAATAGAGCGGAAAGGCCATTCCCTCGTCGGTCTGGGTCATCTGGATGCGCGGGATGCCATGCAGGAACTTACAGATCGCCTCGCACGACTCGCAACCGATGCACTTGGAATAGTCAACGAATTTCGTTTTCAGACAAACGTCCTTGTCCTCGGGCATGTTCTTCTCCGATGAACGCTTTCGTTTTCGGGGCTAGACGCGATTGGCCGACCAGTCGAGCCACTCTTCCATGGACCGTGCGGCTTCAAGGCCGCTGGTCACGGCCCAGCCGATCTTGCTGGGACCGTTCAGCGCGTCGCCAGCGAGAAACACGCCTTCCATGGGCGTCATGCGCGGCCAGCCGGTAGCCTGCTTGCGCACCTTGGCCAGTTCCACCCGATCCGCGGCGGGCACGGTGGGCATCTCGCCGACGGCGGTGATAACCATGTCCACCTCAATCACCTTGTTGGAACCGGACTCGGGGATGGGGCAGCGTCTGCCGCTCTCGTCCGGCTCACCAAGGGAGCACTGGATGTACTCCAGCGCCTCCACCCTGTCCTGTCCGAGAATGCGCACAGGCAGCGTCAGTTCCTTCCAGACCATGCCACGGTCGTGCAGGAGCGCGACCTCATAGGGACCGGCCGGTGCCTCGTTGCTGGTGCGGCGATAAAGCATGTAGACCTTCTCGGCGTTACTGCGCAGGGCGCAGTCCGCCGCGTCCACGGCGGAGAGGCCGCCGCCGACGATGGCCACGCGCTTGCCCGCCGCGTCGGCAACGCAAATGTCCTTGGTGCACGCCGCACCGCGTAGCGGAAAGAGATATTCGAGGCCGGAGAGTACGCCGGGCAGGTCTTCGCCGGGAATGCCCATGCGCCGCGAGCGCCACGACCCGGTGCACAGCAGAACGGCATCGAAGCGGCGGCGAAGGTCCTCAAGAACGACGGTTTCCTGCACCAGCTCGTCACCCTCGTCGTGGACATCCTCGCCCTCGCCAACAACCTTGACCCGAGGGTGAAACACCACGCCGTAGTGCTCGACCAGCCGCCGGGCCGCGGCCTCGATGCGATCCATGGGTAGCCGGACGTCCGGAATGCCGAAATACAGCAAGCCGCCCGGCTTGGGCATCTTGTCGAACATTTCCACGCGGTAGCCTTGGCAGGCCAAATATCCCGACGCGGCCATCCCGGATGGCCCGGCACCGACCACGGCAACACTGCGGCCGTTGGGCTCGCCGGGAGTATCGCGGAACAGGCCGTAATTCATGCCTTTACTCATGAGGTTCCCCTTTTCGATTTCCACGGTACCGCCGTGGGAGTCCACTCTGCAAGGGAGTTCGTCGTACAGATTACCGGATTTGCTGCGCACGCACAATGAATGGCGCCGCAGGGGGGATTGTGATTCACATATTTCGCAGGGCCTGTCCACCGCGTTTTTCCCCGCAACTGGCCGCCAGTCCTGACGACTCGGGAAACGGACCACGCTGCCGCGCCCGGACGTCCACCCGTTCGGCCCGCCGGGAAGGTGGACACCGAATCGGCTCCAATATGCCCGCCGGGCTTGCCTTTTCACTATTGAGCCTGTACGGGTGTTCGCCCCGAAGCCATGGGCTTGCCGCCCTGCTTGCGGGACTGCTACACTGGTCATGCGCCGCAGGACGCGGCGCACGCAACATCTGCCCAATCATTCGCAGCAGCGCCAAGCCGACCGAATCATGCACACACTTCTCCGCCTCGTCTCCCGCCTGAGCCATGCGCTCAACGCACTTGCGCAATGGGCGCTCATGCTTTGCGGCATGGGCATGGTCGCCGTCATCGGCCTTCAGGTCTTCTTCCGCTACGTCCTGAACGATTCCCTGTTCTGGTCCGAGGAATTGGGCCGGATGCTCCTCGTATGGCTGACCTTTCTCGGTGCCAGCGTTGCCTACAGGCGCGGCGCGCACATCGGCGTGGACATCCTCTCCGCCAGCCTGCCCCGCACGCCACGGCGCGTGGTGGGCGTCATCTCGCATCTGGTGTGCCTCGCCTTCTTCGCGCTGGTCGCCTACCACGGATTCAGATTCCTCGATCTGCTGAAATTCCAGAGCACTACGAGCCTCGGCGTAAGCAGGCAGGTGCCGTTCATCATGGTCCCAGTGGGGGCGGCGCTCATGTTCCTGCACGGGCTGGCCTTCCTGCTTGAAGACCTGATCGGCGGTGATGACCGATGAGCCTCGCACTGTTCGCCATCCTGCTGGTCCTCTTCCTGCTCAACGTACCCATCGCCATGGCCATCGGCGCAGCGACGGTGGGCGTCTTCGCCCTGCGCGGCGACGCGAGCCTCATGGTGGCCGTCAGCCGCATGTATGCCGGGGCGGACTCCTTTCCGCTCATGGCCGTGCCGCTATTCATGATCGCCGGTCAGATCATGGAAGCTGGCGGCATCTCGCGGCGCATCGTCGCCTTCGCCGAGTCGCTGGTGGGCTGGCTGCCTGGCGGACTGGCCGCCGTGTCCATCGTTTCCGCCATGTTCTTTGGCGGCATCTCCGGCTCCGCTGCGGCGGACACCGCCGCCGTGGGCGGCATGCTCATCCCGGCCATGGCCCGAAACGGCTACCCGCGCGGATTCGCCGGTGCAGTGCAGGCGGCTGGCGGCTCCATCGGCGTCATCATCCCCCCGAGCATCCCGATGATCGTCTTCGGCTTCCTGACCGGGGCGAGCATCGGCAAGCTCTTCGCGGCGGGCATTCTGCCGGGCCTGCTCATGGGCGTATCGCTGGTGGGCATGGCCGTCTATCTGTCGCGACGCGAGGGCATCGGGCTTCGCGAGCGCAGGAGCTTCTCCATCAGAAACATGCTGCGCAGCGCACGCTCCGCGCTGTGGGCGCTCGGCGCGCCAACCATCATCCTTGGCGGCATTCTCGGCGGCGTGTTCACGGCCACGGAATCGGCGGCCATCGCAGTGATCTACGCGCTGCTCGTGGGCATGTTCGTTTACCGAGAACTGCGCCCATCCGCGCTGCCGCGCCTGTTCATCCACGCCTCCATCACCGCTGGCGTGACCATGTTCATCATCGCGCAGGCCACTGCCTTCTCATGGCTGTTGACCATTGAGCAGATACCCCAGACGCTGTCGGCGGCCATTCTCTCCGTCACGAACAACCCGGTGGCGCTGCTTCTGCTGGTGAACCTCGTCCTGCTGGTGGCTGGCACCTTCGTGGAAACCACCGCCGCGCTCATCCTGCTCGTGCCGGTCATCGTGCCCATGCTCCCGGCGCTGGGCATCGACCTCGTGCACCTCGGCACCATCGTGGTGGTCAACCTCGCCATCGGCATGCTCACCCCGCCGCTCGGCATCTGTCTCATCGTCTCATGCGGCATCGCGGGGACGCGTCTGGCGGACATCAGCCTGCGCGTAATGCCCTTCCTGCTGGTTCTGTTGGCGGACCTCGCGCTGGTCACGTTCTGGTCGCCGCTCACGACACTGCTTCCGCGCCTGATAGGTTGAGATATCGAAACATCAGACGCACGACGGTTGACATGACAGCCCGCGTGCAGTTCAATCGTCCGAGAATCCCCGCCCGCAAAACGGAGGTCCGGACATGCACACCACCACCGCGGACGTTCAGGAGCTGAAGCTGCTGGCCGACCTCGCACGCATGACGCAGACCAGCGCATCGCGTCAGGACCTCGTCGACTCCGCAACGTGGGTTCTACCGAGGCTTCTCGCCGACTCCCACGGAGACCTCCACCTGAACGCCGAACCGGGCGGCCCATTGCAGACGGCATGCCGCTGGGGACAAGCTCCGGCCGAATGGCACATCCCGCCGACGGGCTGCCCCGCGCTGACCGTGGCCCACCCCGTCGGGTGCGACAGCCGCAGCACCCCGGCCTGCGCGCACATCTGCCCGGACGCGACGCAAGCCCACTACTGCGTGCCCCTCGTCTGCGGGACAGACATCCACGGACTCCTACGTATCGGCGATGCACTGCCCGATAAGGACATCATGCACCACCGCAGCCTCACAGCATCGGGACTGCTCGCCATGGGACTGACGATCCACACCCTGCGCGGCCGCCTGCGTACGGAAGCCATGACCGATCCACTCACCGGCCTCTTCACCCGCCGCTACCTCGAAGAAACCTTCTCCCGCGAGCGCAGCCGCGCGCAACGAGCGCAACGCTGCATCGGTGTCGTGCTCACGGACATCGACCGGCTGGGCGAAATCAACGAACGCTTCGGCCCGTCTGCGGGGGACACAGTCGTGCGCGAGGTGGGGGTGCTGCTCGGCGCTTCGGTGCGCGGGTCGGACCTCCCCTGCCGCGACGAGGGCGGCGCGTTCCTGCTCTTGGTCATCGACAGTTCCCACAACGACACACTGAACAGGGCCGAGGAACTACGCCACGCCGTGGAACGGCTGGACATCACACATCTGGGGCGGAAAATCGGCGCAATGGGCATTTCGGCAGGGGTGGCCACATTCCCGGACCACGGGCACGAGCTGGACGACCTGATCGCCGCATGCAGGCAGGCCCTCGCACGCGCCAAGAAATCGGGCCGCAACCTCGTCTTCGGCGTAGACTCCCCGCCCCTCTCGCGCTGAACGCACGACGAGGCGGGGAACCCCGCTAACGAAACAGATCCACAGTGAAGGTGTCGATGCCGATCATGACGGCGACATCGAAAAGGACGGCGGCAAGCGCAATGACGCCCCAGCCGACGCGCCGCACACGCTCCGGCCGAAAGGCCATGTGACGACGCAGATGGCGAAAGGCCGCCGCGACCACGTCGCACGCCACGGCAAAAGGCGGAAAACCGAGAAAGCCCAGAATGGGCATCTCGAAGACATGCAGCACGTCCACGAAGGGCACGGTGTAGTACCACTTGGCCCCGGCCCGGAAATTCCAGCATTCCCACAGCCCGCCGCAGATCAGCCCCGCAGCGAGCGCCAAGAGCAGCCTGCGCGGACGCCCCGTGGCCAGAAGCCGCAGGTGCGAGCGCGCCCCGCACGCGTACAGCCACGGTTCCAGCAGGAATATCGGCGCACCCCACACGAGGGGAAAGAAGTACCTCGGCCACGCAAGCGGCAGGACCAGACACGCCACCCCAAGGGCGACCATCGGCCAACGCAGGCGCGAAGCGTTGCCAAGCTCCTTCCACGTCACATCCTCCCACAGCCCGAAGTACTCCAGAAAACGCCCGGTGACGGACAATGCGGGAAGCACCGTGGCATAGGCGAGAACGTACCCCGTCCAGCGCACGGGAAGCGATGCGGGAACGCCGATGTAGTGCCAGTTGCCCAGCCGGAAATTCACGGCCTCGAAGGCCAGCCACAGCGTCAGCGACAGCGGCAGGGACAGCCAGAAGCTGCGCGGGCGCTCATAGAGCGTGGAGAACCCGCCCATAAGCGTCAACAGCGATTCCATCCCGAAGATATAGGGCCACCACGCGAACAGGAAGAAATGCGTATGGAACGGCTCCATGCGAAAACTCATGCCTGCGGCGGCAGAGCAGAATACCGCCAGCGAGATCGCCAGCACGACGACGGCCACGGCGTTTCTCGACAGGTTCATGCCCGGCCCTCCATCGCTTCCACGCGGCTCATCGCGTCCCATCCCCGGACAGTGCCTCCAGCACGCCCATGACGGCGGCGACGTCCATGTCCGACCGACCGCGCGCGCATGCGGCACGGTAGAGTTGCGACACGGCGTTGGCAGCGGGTGTTGCCGCGCCCGCTGCTGCGGCGGTGTCGAGGATGGCCCGCATGTCGCGGTCCATGTTGCGCAGGGCGAACTGCGCCGGATAGGCCCCGGTGCGCAGCATGTCCTGCTTCGCGGCGAAGAGGTCGCAAGCCAGCGGCCCGGAATCGAGCACGTCGAAGAGCGTGGCGTCATCCAGCCCGCCGCGTCGCCCAAAGTTCAGCATCTCGCCCACACCCTCCATCATCACGCCCAGAAGCAGATTCACGACCATCTTGGCCATGGCTCCCTGCCCTTGTGCTCCGCAGTGGATGACCTTGCGCCCCATGGTCAGGAAAAGCGGCCGCAGGGCGTCGACCACTTCGGCAGGACCGCCCGCCAGCACCACCAGCCGCCCCTCCTCGGCGGGTCTCCGCGAGCCGGACACCGGCGCATCCACACAGGCCACGCCAAGTGGGCGCAGGCTCGCCGCGATCTCACGAGCGTAGGCCGGGGCCATGGTGCCCATATTCACGAAGACCGAGTGCGGTCCCATGCCGCGCGCGCAGCCGTCCTCACCCGTCAGCAACGCCAGCACGGCCTCCGGTCCCGGCACCATGGTCACCACCACGTCGGAGCGCTCGGCGAGCTCGCGCGGCGTGGCGGCAACGAATGCCCCCAGTTCGCGCAGCATGGCGCACTTCTCCCGCGTCCGGTTGTAGACCGTCAGCGGATAGCCATTCCTCAATATGTTCTCGGCCATGGGACGGCCCATCGTGCCAAGGCCCATGAACCCGATTCGCTTCTTCATGTCATCCTCTCGATATTGCCATTTTCCGGCGGCGTACCCGGTGTGCATACCCTGCCGCCGCCCCCTTGACCAGCCCGGAGCGCATCCCGGGCATTGCCTTTTGTAACGAGTTGGGGTTTCATCGGGGATACCACAACCGGCAGGGAGAGGTACACGGTGGATACGGCAATCGGCAAGACGGCAGAACGCGTCCTCGTGGTGGACGACAATCCCGTGATCTGCGAGGCGCTGGCCATGGCCCTCACGGATGAGGGCTTCGACGCCACGCCCCGCTTCGGCGTGCAGGAAGCGCTGACCGCCGCGCGGGGGGCGGACTTCGCCCTCGCCTTTGTGGACGTGCGCCTTCCGGGCATGAGCGGCATGGAGCTGGCGGTAAAGCTTCGCGAGCTGCTCCCCGCCCTCGAACTCGTGTTCATCAGTGCGGCAGGAACCACCAACGACCTCATCCGCGCCATGCAAACCGGGGCCTTCGACTACATCCTCAAGCCCTTCACGCCCGACAGTCTGCGCCTCACCCTCGAACGCTATCGCGAACGTCGCGCCCTCAAGCGCCGTCTTGAACTTGCAGAACAGCGCCACACCACGCTGCTGCACAGCATCCCCCTCGTCATCTACAGCCTGCGCGAGGATCTCTCGCTAAGCTTCATCAACCACGCGGCACGGCTCGTTCTCGGCTTCACCCCGGAAGAGGCCATGAGCACTCCGAACTGGTTTATCGAACGCGTCAGCCAGCAGGACCGCCCCCGCGTGAGCGAGACGCTCCGACACGCCTTTGCCAGCCACGAACCCCTTTCCGTGGAATGTCGGCTGACCCACCGCCAGGGTTTCGACGTGCACGGCTACGTGAAAACCATGCCCGCCACGCAATCCGCCACTGACGAAGCGGGCACCCGGCATCTCGACGGCATCTTCATGGACATCACCGAACGCGTGCATCTCGAACGCCTCACCGCACAGGACGCGCGGCTCTCGACCATTGGCGCGATCTCCGACGAGGTGGCCCACGAAATCAGAAACCCGCTGATGGCCATTGGCGGATTCGCCCGCAGGCTGCACGCCAAGGCCCCCGATATGCCAGAGACGGAAATCATTCTGCGCGAATCCCTGCGCCTCGAAAAACTCCTCGACCGCATCCGAGGCTACCTCGACCCCATGCCGATCACGACGCAACCCGCCAACATCCACGATATCCTGACGGGCTGCATTGGCACACATCTACCCGTACTCGAACAGTCCGGCGTCGAGGTGGTGGTCGATATCGCGGAGGTTCTGCCACAGGCGCTGGCCGATCCGGATGCCCTGTGCCGCGTGCTCGGCATCCTGCTCGGCGATGCGGCCAAGACGCTCGCGCACGGTCGGGAGCTGACCATCCGCGCCCTCTACACGCCAAAATCCGTGTTCATCAGAGTCAGCTACGCCCTCGCCGACCAGCGCGACATGAACCCCGAGCGACTGGACCTGCCCTTCGAGGATGGCGGTCTGGGCCTGCCGCTGTGCTACCGCCTCGTCAAACAGATGGGCGGACTCATGACCATGACGCGGGAAAACGGTAGCGCGGCCTTCACCATCAACCTCAACCGCCTCCCACCCGCCGTCTGAACCGTACCGGGTGACAAACCCGCCCCTTCCACTGTACCATCAGGGAAAATCAGCATTCCACCGCAACGACGGAGCGTCCCATGACACTCTATCCGCAGATACTTGGCGTGTACTCCATGACCAAGTCAACGGATGTCGGCCACGGAACCACGCAAGGCCATCACACCCAGACCACCTACTGGTACGTCCGCAGGCTCGACGACGACACCTACGAGGTGCAGCCGCTCAACGCCCGACACGTCCCGTCCGGGCTTCGCAACGCCCTGTCCAAAGGTGACTTCATCACCGTCTACGCGCCGGAGCCACGCTTCTACGAGCAGCGCACCATCCCGGCCCTCAAATCCTTGCGGGACAAAATCCAAAAGGGCGAGGAGCACTACGCGCAGGGCAAGCTCGACGACGCCGAACGCGAATTCCTCAAGGCGCTCATGATCGACGAGCTCAACGTCGAGGCGAACATGGGCATCGGCTCGGTGTATGCAGACAAGGGAGAATTCCAGAAGGTCAGCAAGGTTCTGGACATCCTGCTCAATCAGGACGCCAGCTTCGTGGAGGAACAGCGCGTGCGCTTCAACCGCTTCGGCATGAGCCTGCGCAAACAGGGCATGCACGAAGAGGCGTTGCGCTACTACAGCAAGGCACTGGAATACAACGATAAGGATGAGAACTTACACTTCAACATCGCACGCGCCTATTTCGATACAGGACGCAAGGATGAGTGCATCACCCATATCAAGGCAGCCCTAACCATCGCCCCAGACATGGAACCAGCCGCAAAATTCCTGCGCTACGTCGAAAAACGCGGCATTACAAACAAATAGACACCATCTACGCCATTACTGCTTCCACCGTGGCACATATAATGCTAGTATTCCCCAAAAGCTGT
Coding sequences within:
- a CDS encoding NAD(P)-dependent oxidoreductase, with protein sequence MHTGYAAGKWQYREDDMKKRIGFMGLGTMGRPMAENILRNGYPLTVYNRTREKCAMLRELGAFVAATPRELAERSDVVVTMVPGPEAVLALLTGEDGCARGMGPHSVFVNMGTMAPAYAREIAASLRPLGVACVDAPVSGSRRPAEEGRLVVLAGGPAEVVDALRPLFLTMGRKVIHCGAQGQGAMAKMVVNLLLGVMMEGVGEMLNFGRRGGLDDATLFDVLDSGPLACDLFAAKQDMLRTGAYPAQFALRNMDRDMRAILDTAAAAGAATPAANAVSQLYRAACARGRSDMDVAAVMGVLEALSGDGTR
- a CDS encoding TRAP transporter large permease, whose protein sequence is MSLALFAILLVLFLLNVPIAMAIGAATVGVFALRGDASLMVAVSRMYAGADSFPLMAVPLFMIAGQIMEAGGISRRIVAFAESLVGWLPGGLAAVSIVSAMFFGGISGSAAADTAAVGGMLIPAMARNGYPRGFAGAVQAAGGSIGVIIPPSIPMIVFGFLTGASIGKLFAAGILPGLLMGVSLVGMAVYLSRREGIGLRERRSFSIRNMLRSARSALWALGAPTIILGGILGGVFTATESAAIAVIYALLVGMFVYRELRPSALPRLFIHASITAGVTMFIIAQATAFSWLLTIEQIPQTLSAAILSVTNNPVALLLLVNLVLLVAGTFVETTAALILLVPVIVPMLPALGIDLVHLGTIVVVNLAIGMLTPPLGICLIVSCGIAGTRLADISLRVMPFLLVLLADLALVTFWSPLTTLLPRLIG
- a CDS encoding response regulator, whose protein sequence is MDTAIGKTAERVLVVDDNPVICEALAMALTDEGFDATPRFGVQEALTAARGADFALAFVDVRLPGMSGMELAVKLRELLPALELVFISAAGTTNDLIRAMQTGAFDYILKPFTPDSLRLTLERYRERRALKRRLELAEQRHTTLLHSIPLVIYSLREDLSLSFINHAARLVLGFTPEEAMSTPNWFIERVSQQDRPRVSETLRHAFASHEPLSVECRLTHRQGFDVHGYVKTMPATQSATDEAGTRHLDGIFMDITERVHLERLTAQDARLSTIGAISDEVAHEIRNPLMAIGGFARRLHAKAPDMPETEIILRESLRLEKLLDRIRGYLDPMPITTQPANIHDILTGCIGTHLPVLEQSGVEVVVDIAEVLPQALADPDALCRVLGILLGDAAKTLAHGRELTIRALYTPKSVFIRVSYALADQRDMNPERLDLPFEDGGLGLPLCYRLVKQMGGLMTMTRENGSAAFTINLNRLPPAV
- a CDS encoding diguanylate cyclase — protein: MHTTTADVQELKLLADLARMTQTSASRQDLVDSATWVLPRLLADSHGDLHLNAEPGGPLQTACRWGQAPAEWHIPPTGCPALTVAHPVGCDSRSTPACAHICPDATQAHYCVPLVCGTDIHGLLRIGDALPDKDIMHHRSLTASGLLAMGLTIHTLRGRLRTEAMTDPLTGLFTRRYLEETFSRERSRAQRAQRCIGVVLTDIDRLGEINERFGPSAGDTVVREVGVLLGASVRGSDLPCRDEGGAFLLLVIDSSHNDTLNRAEELRHAVERLDITHLGRKIGAMGISAGVATFPDHGHELDDLIAACRQALARAKKSGRNLVFGVDSPPLSR
- a CDS encoding FAD-dependent oxidoreductase, whose product is MSKGMNYGLFRDTPGEPNGRSVAVVGAGPSGMAASGYLACQGYRVEMFDKMPKPGGLLYFGIPDVRLPMDRIEAAARRLVEHYGVVFHPRVKVVGEGEDVHDEGDELVQETVVLEDLRRRFDAVLLCTGSWRSRRMGIPGEDLPGVLSGLEYLFPLRGAACTKDICVADAAGKRVAIVGGGLSAVDAADCALRSNAEKVYMLYRRTSNEAPAGPYEVALLHDRGMVWKELTLPVRILGQDRVEALEYIQCSLGEPDESGRRCPIPESGSNKVIEVDMVITAVGEMPTVPAADRVELAKVRKQATGWPRMTPMEGVFLAGDALNGPSKIGWAVTSGLEAARSMEEWLDWSANRV
- a CDS encoding MTH1187 family thiamine-binding protein; its protein translation is MSVIVDLTVFPVGVGESLSPYVARVLRVIRDSGLPYELGPMSTSIEGEWGEVMAVVTACFEELRSDCGRISMTMRVDWREGEGRMRSKPESVLSKLPAV
- a CDS encoding RNA recognition motif domain-containing protein, with the protein product MSTKNIYVGNLPFSASEEEVRTLFEEHGTVTSVRIIEDRFTGRPRGFGFVEMDQGGEAAIEALDGAMFGGRPLRVNIAKERSGRERMPW
- a CDS encoding TRAP transporter small permease is translated as MHTLLRLVSRLSHALNALAQWALMLCGMGMVAVIGLQVFFRYVLNDSLFWSEELGRMLLVWLTFLGASVAYRRGAHIGVDILSASLPRTPRRVVGVISHLVCLAFFALVAYHGFRFLDLLKFQSTTSLGVSRQVPFIMVPVGAALMFLHGLAFLLEDLIGGDDR
- a CDS encoding tetratricopeptide repeat protein, which produces MTLYPQILGVYSMTKSTDVGHGTTQGHHTQTTYWYVRRLDDDTYEVQPLNARHVPSGLRNALSKGDFITVYAPEPRFYEQRTIPALKSLRDKIQKGEEHYAQGKLDDAEREFLKALMIDELNVEANMGIGSVYADKGEFQKVSKVLDILLNQDASFVEEQRVRFNRFGMSLRKQGMHEEALRYYSKALEYNDKDENLHFNIARAYFDTGRKDECITHIKAALTIAPDMEPAAKFLRYVEKRGITNK
- a CDS encoding 4Fe-4S dicluster domain-containing protein; translation: MPEDKDVCLKTKFVDYSKCIGCESCEAICKFLHGIPRIQMTQTDEGMAFPLYCHHCESPQCIKACPVGAISKDAKGVVLHNPSLCRGCRAMKCKEACPFMAIYHAGGVVPVTKCDLCAERRRRGMGPACVEICPAEAIYYVDREELKELRTKQALASQKLVMKQIRQMRGK